A stretch of the Proteus sp. ZN5 genome encodes the following:
- the deoD gene encoding purine-nucleoside phosphorylase: MATPHINAEMGDFADVVLMPGDPLRAKYIAETFLQDVRQVNNVRGMLGFTGTYKGRKVSVMGHGMGIPSCSIYAKELITDFGVKVIIRVGSCGAVLPDVELRDVVIGMGACTDSKVNRLRFKDQDFAAIADYQLVQNAVDAAKAKDIKVRVGNIFSADLFYSPDPEMFDVMEKYGILGVEMEAAGIYGVAAEYGAKALTICTVSDHIKKGTQTTAEERQTTFNEMIEIALESVLLLED, translated from the coding sequence ATGGCTACCCCTCATATTAACGCAGAAATGGGCGATTTTGCTGATGTCGTTTTAATGCCGGGCGACCCGCTTCGTGCTAAATACATCGCTGAAACTTTTTTACAAGACGTGCGTCAGGTAAACAATGTTCGTGGTATGTTAGGTTTTACAGGTACGTATAAAGGCCGTAAAGTTTCTGTAATGGGCCACGGTATGGGTATTCCTTCCTGCTCAATTTACGCAAAAGAATTAATTACAGATTTCGGCGTGAAAGTGATCATCCGTGTTGGTTCATGTGGTGCAGTATTACCAGATGTTGAACTACGTGATGTTGTTATCGGTATGGGCGCATGTACTGACTCTAAAGTTAACCGTCTGCGCTTCAAAGACCAAGACTTCGCCGCTATCGCTGATTACCAATTAGTTCAAAATGCTGTTGATGCCGCAAAAGCGAAAGATATTAAAGTTCGCGTTGGTAATATCTTCTCTGCTGATCTGTTTTACTCTCCAGATCCAGAAATGTTTGATGTAATGGAAAAATACGGCATCCTAGGTGTTGAAATGGAAGCAGCAGGTATCTACGGTGTTGCAGCTGAATACGGCGCAAAAGCACTGACTATCTGTACTGTATCTGACCACATCAAAAAAGGTACACAGACCACAGCAGAAGAGCGTCAAACTACCTTTAATGAAATGATTGAAATTGCATTAGAATCTGTTCTGTTACTAGAAGACTAA